The following proteins come from a genomic window of Lolium rigidum isolate FL_2022 chromosome 5, APGP_CSIRO_Lrig_0.1, whole genome shotgun sequence:
- the LOC124654712 gene encoding non-specific lipid-transfer protein 3-like produces MARVALLVVLTMLAALAAAGTASAAVSCSDVTSAIAPCMSYAMGKAATPSAGCCSGVRSLNGKASTAADRRAACGCLKNLAGSFKGVNMGNAASIPGKCSVSVSFPISTSVDCSKLN; encoded by the exons ATGGCTCGCGTCGCACTGCTCGTCGTGCTCACTATGCTCGccgcgctggcggcggcggggacggcgTCGGCGGCCGTGAGCTGCAGCGACGTGACCTCCGCCATTGCGCCGTGCATGTCGTACGCGATGGGAAAGGCGGCGACGCCGTCGGCGGGGTGCTGCAGCGGCGTGAGGTCCCTCAACGGCAAGGCCTCCACGGCGGCCGACCGGCGCGCGGCGTGCGGCTGCCTCAAGAACCTGGCGGGGTCGTTCAAGGGAGTCAACATGGGCAACGCCGCCAGCATCCCCGGCAAATGCAGCGTCAGCGTCTCCTTCCCCATCAGCACCAGCGTCGATTGCTCAAA GCTTAACTAA